One genomic region from Gemmatimonadota bacterium encodes:
- a CDS encoding sugar ABC transporter ATP-binding protein has translation MAAISFSHITKRFPGALALSNVSFDVRAGSCHAVCGENGAGKSTLGKILAGLQRPDDGEILLEGRPARFDSPRDALASGVAMVHQELAFCENLTVGENLCLGTLPRRFGFVRRDVTHRRAKELLATIGATIDPSRPMDTLTVAEQQLVQIAGAVGAGARVIVFDEPTSSLGGDDAERLFTLIGELQARGVTIIYVSHRMMEIHRLCDEITVLRDGQHVVTRPANELDEGALIQLMIGRRLEQYFPTATGEERGEERLRVEGLARGAAFSNVSFTLHAGEVLGLAGLIGAGRSEIAQSIFGLEPATHGTVWVRGVRAVIRSARDAVRLRIGFVPEDRKKQGLVLSMRTGENSTLPTLPLFARLGWIDRARESGVIHQLFERLRVRATPQAVTAELSGGNQQKIVMAKWLAADCDILILDEPTRGVDVGAKAELHAWIDELASRGCAVLLISSELPELINLSTRILVLRNGRVVGEVARSDATQEGLLRLMTGTTATVLPAA, from the coding sequence ATGGCGGCGATTTCGTTCTCACACATCACCAAACGCTTTCCAGGAGCTCTCGCACTTTCGAACGTGAGCTTCGACGTGCGCGCCGGCTCCTGCCACGCGGTGTGCGGTGAGAATGGCGCCGGCAAAAGTACGTTGGGAAAGATTCTGGCGGGACTGCAGCGCCCTGACGACGGCGAGATCCTGCTGGAAGGTCGTCCCGCTCGATTCGACAGCCCGCGTGATGCACTTGCGTCGGGCGTGGCGATGGTGCACCAGGAGCTCGCGTTCTGCGAGAATCTCACCGTTGGCGAGAATCTCTGTCTCGGCACGCTTCCGCGTCGGTTCGGATTCGTTCGGCGCGACGTCACGCACCGCCGCGCGAAGGAGTTGCTGGCGACCATCGGTGCGACGATCGATCCGTCGCGGCCGATGGACACGCTCACGGTTGCTGAGCAGCAGCTAGTGCAGATCGCGGGTGCAGTTGGCGCCGGCGCCAGGGTCATCGTGTTCGACGAGCCCACCAGCAGTCTGGGCGGCGACGACGCCGAGCGACTCTTTACGCTGATTGGCGAACTGCAGGCGCGCGGCGTTACGATCATCTACGTCTCGCATCGAATGATGGAAATACACCGACTGTGTGATGAGATCACCGTGCTCCGGGATGGCCAGCACGTAGTCACGCGACCGGCAAACGAATTGGATGAGGGTGCACTCATCCAACTCATGATCGGGCGCCGGCTGGAACAGTATTTCCCGACGGCAACAGGGGAGGAGCGCGGTGAGGAACGTTTGCGTGTCGAAGGACTCGCGCGCGGCGCAGCGTTCTCCAACGTCTCGTTCACGCTGCACGCAGGCGAAGTACTCGGCTTGGCCGGACTGATCGGCGCAGGACGCTCGGAGATCGCGCAATCCATTTTCGGGCTCGAGCCAGCGACGCATGGCACGGTCTGGGTGCGCGGTGTACGTGCAGTAATCCGGTCGGCGCGGGACGCAGTGCGGTTGCGTATCGGATTCGTTCCCGAGGATCGCAAGAAGCAGGGCCTCGTTCTTTCGATGCGAACCGGGGAGAACAGCACGTTGCCGACATTGCCGCTCTTCGCGCGCCTGGGCTGGATCGACAGGGCGCGGGAGAGCGGTGTGATCCACCAGCTGTTCGAACGGCTTCGCGTACGTGCGACTCCACAAGCCGTTACCGCCGAGTTGTCAGGCGGTAATCAGCAGAAGATCGTGATGGCAAAATGGCTCGCCGCCGATTGCGACATACTCATACTCGACGAGCCAACCCGCGGCGTGGATGTCGGAGCCAAGGCGGAGCTGCACGCGTGGATCGACGAGCTGGCGTCGCGTGGATGCGCAGTGTTGCTCATCTCGAGCGAGCTGCCCGAGCTGATCAATCTCTCGACGCGCATCCTCGTGCTACGAAACGGCCGCGTCGTCGGCGAAGTCGCCCGCTCCGACGCGACGCAGGAAGGTCTCCTGCGGTTGATGACCGGCACCACCGCGACAGTGTTGCCGGCTGCGTGA
- a CDS encoding substrate-binding domain-containing protein produces the protein MKRSHIIPVPFLLSAAAMLACGGSGESAAKGGSASSGGAKTFTIAMIAKSSTNPVFLSGRTGADSAAKELSKQYGVNVRVDWLTPPSEDATIQAQRIASAVNSGDNAILLSASDAGKLIGAVNEAVDRGVPVMTFDSDVAGSKRFSFYGGDDELIGKQVMQELAKQMNGKGRIAILGGSQNAPNLQKRIEGVKNEAKNYPGITIVNTFYHEETPQDAAAEVVRAQNAYPGIQGWAMIGGWALFTKALLTDLDPARLKIVSVDALPAELPYVDKGLAPVLLAQPTYLWGYVSVKTIFDHVYLHKDVPPHVQMDLVRVSKDNLGTWARQLKAWGFTDVDPKYLAMK, from the coding sequence ATGAAGCGATCGCATATCATCCCCGTTCCATTCCTTCTGAGCGCTGCCGCCATGCTCGCCTGCGGGGGTTCGGGAGAAAGTGCTGCGAAGGGTGGTAGCGCGTCCTCCGGTGGCGCAAAGACGTTCACGATCGCGATGATCGCGAAGAGTTCCACCAATCCGGTGTTCCTCTCGGGACGCACCGGCGCGGACTCGGCGGCGAAGGAGCTGTCGAAGCAGTATGGTGTGAACGTGCGCGTTGACTGGCTGACGCCGCCGAGCGAGGATGCGACGATTCAGGCGCAACGGATCGCGTCGGCGGTGAACAGCGGCGACAACGCGATTCTCCTCTCGGCAAGCGATGCGGGCAAGCTGATCGGAGCGGTGAACGAAGCAGTGGACCGCGGCGTTCCAGTAATGACGTTCGATAGCGACGTCGCCGGCTCCAAGCGATTCTCGTTCTACGGTGGCGACGACGAGCTGATAGGCAAGCAGGTGATGCAGGAGCTCGCCAAGCAGATGAACGGCAAGGGCCGGATCGCGATTCTGGGCGGAAGCCAGAACGCGCCGAATCTGCAGAAGCGCATCGAGGGAGTGAAGAACGAGGCGAAGAATTATCCCGGCATCACCATCGTCAACACCTTCTATCACGAGGAAACTCCGCAGGATGCCGCGGCGGAAGTGGTGCGCGCACAGAACGCATATCCGGGCATTCAGGGTTGGGCGATGATCGGTGGATGGGCACTTTTTACAAAGGCGCTCCTGACAGATCTCGATCCCGCGCGACTCAAGATTGTTTCCGTGGACGCGTTGCCTGCCGAGCTGCCATACGTGGATAAAGGCCTTGCGCCGGTGCTCCTCGCACAACCGACGTACCTCTGGGGCTACGTCTCCGTGAAGACGATCTTCGATCATGTTTATCTGCACAAGGATGTACCGCCTCACGTGCAGATGGATCTCGTGCGCGTATCGAAGGACAATCTCGGCACATGGGCCCGCCAGTTGAAAGCGTGGGGATTCACCGACGTCGATCCGAAATATCTCGCGATGAAGTAA
- a CDS encoding ABC transporter permease, whose translation MTSLAPWPIVAHADIFFSSPPHNVTSTPLWTPPLRRAAGVVLKSQQIGIVAVLIALGIALTFAAGSHIDAVSGAHTNNFLNVYTLVQMGTDASSFAIMGVGATIVIIAGGIDLSVGAIYALAGVGMAMVLRAVGPMGPVATVFVALATCLSIALLCGLANGFMVIGLGVHPFIVTLGTMWVLRGVAFVVSHAESILVPGALTSVAKARLGLGADLYPVPVLVMLVVAAIGQVYLSRTVSGRYVFAIGGNPEASRYSGLRVDRIKLGVYAISGLSAGIAAFLGASFYGSATSSDANGYELYVIAAAVVGGASLIGGKGSAISAMLGAILIVMIRQAIRTLHLDQNYEWIIIGSALILAVVLDQGGTRLLARRMAAVPATKDTSTVT comes from the coding sequence TTGACAAGTCTCGCGCCGTGGCCCATCGTTGCGCACGCCGACATCTTCTTCTCCAGTCCGCCGCACAACGTGACTTCCACCCCACTCTGGACACCGCCCCTACGCCGAGCTGCCGGCGTCGTGTTGAAATCGCAGCAGATTGGAATCGTCGCCGTCCTGATCGCGCTGGGTATCGCGCTGACATTCGCAGCCGGCTCCCATATCGACGCGGTGAGCGGCGCCCACACAAATAATTTCCTCAACGTCTACACGCTGGTGCAGATGGGCACCGACGCGAGCTCATTCGCGATCATGGGCGTCGGGGCTACGATCGTGATCATCGCCGGCGGGATCGACCTCTCCGTCGGCGCGATCTATGCGCTGGCCGGCGTCGGGATGGCGATGGTGCTCCGTGCCGTCGGTCCCATGGGGCCCGTCGCCACCGTGTTCGTCGCTCTGGCGACCTGCCTCTCCATCGCACTGCTATGCGGACTCGCCAACGGGTTCATGGTGATTGGCCTTGGCGTGCATCCATTCATCGTCACGCTCGGCACCATGTGGGTGCTGCGCGGCGTTGCGTTCGTGGTGAGCCACGCGGAGAGCATTCTGGTACCCGGCGCGCTGACGAGCGTCGCCAAGGCGCGCCTGGGTCTGGGTGCCGACCTGTATCCCGTACCGGTGCTCGTGATGCTCGTCGTGGCGGCGATCGGACAGGTGTATCTGAGCCGGACTGTGAGCGGACGCTACGTATTCGCGATCGGTGGCAATCCGGAAGCGAGCCGCTACTCGGGACTTCGCGTGGACCGCATCAAGCTCGGTGTGTATGCGATCTCAGGCCTGAGCGCCGGAATCGCGGCGTTCCTGGGCGCGTCATTCTATGGATCTGCGACGTCGTCGGACGCGAACGGCTACGAGCTGTACGTGATCGCGGCTGCAGTGGTCGGCGGTGCAAGTCTCATCGGGGGGAAGGGCAGCGCGATCAGCGCGATGCTGGGGGCAATTCTCATCGTGATGATCCGGCAGGCGATTCGTACATTGCATCTGGACCAGAACTACGAGTGGATCATCATTGGCAGCGCACTGATCCTCGCCGTCGTATTGGATCAGGGTGGCACCCGTCTGCTCGCGCGCCGAATGGCCGCAGTTCCTGCCACGAAAGACACATCCACTGTAACATGA
- a CDS encoding ATP-binding cassette domain-containing protein, producing MSESQSSPRALAAHRVVHRYGSVLALDGASITVDAARALALVGESGSGKTTLLRCFNRMAEADAGAIQVGGIDARSLPVITLRRHMGYVPQDGGLLPHWRVLRNVALVPKLLQMHEPESEAAEALRLVGLSPDTFGGRYPHELSGGQRQRVALARALAARPGVILLDEPFGALDAITRAELHETFQDVRRQLPMTVLLVTHDLAEAARLADEIAVMRSGRVEQQGTMSDLHTAPATSYVAALIARARATSAHLIPTP from the coding sequence ATGTCTGAGAGCCAGTCGTCACCACGCGCACTCGCGGCGCATCGTGTGGTGCACCGCTACGGTAGTGTGCTCGCCCTCGACGGCGCGAGTATTACCGTCGATGCGGCTCGGGCTCTCGCGCTCGTCGGCGAGAGCGGCTCCGGCAAGACGACACTCCTGCGATGTTTCAACCGCATGGCGGAGGCGGACGCAGGGGCGATCCAGGTAGGCGGTATCGATGCGCGATCTCTCCCGGTGATCACGCTGCGCCGTCATATGGGGTACGTCCCCCAGGATGGTGGATTGCTGCCGCACTGGCGCGTGCTGCGTAATGTGGCGCTCGTCCCGAAACTGCTGCAGATGCACGAACCGGAGTCGGAAGCTGCCGAAGCGCTTCGCCTCGTCGGATTATCGCCAGACACGTTTGGCGGCCGCTACCCGCACGAGCTGTCCGGCGGGCAACGTCAGCGCGTAGCTCTCGCTCGCGCACTCGCCGCGCGGCCCGGCGTGATCCTGCTCGACGAACCCTTCGGCGCGCTCGACGCCATTACGCGCGCGGAACTGCACGAGACGTTTCAGGATGTGCGCCGCCAGCTGCCGATGACCGTGCTCCTGGTCACGCATGATCTCGCCGAGGCGGCGCGGCTCGCGGACGAAATCGCCGTGATGAGATCAGGGCGAGTGGAACAACAGGGAACCATGTCCGATCTCCACACTGCTCCCGCAACGAGCTACGTCGCAGCACTGATCGCACGAGCGAGAGCGACGTCGGCGCATCTCATCCCCACGCCATGA
- a CDS encoding glycine betaine ABC transporter substrate-binding protein: protein MSGSRSRIARMIFVFPAILLLSLAASGANGFANGSRGQTFGPVAPPPHANPGEQNQPPVVVASKPFGESYLLCEMFAQLLEAHGIAVTRRPGLGATEVAFGALRQDAIDVYPEYTGTGLIAILHDSVADSLARDSRAVFEKVARTFNARYGVRWLPPLGFQNTYAIAVRRSTAERYHLRTLSDLAREGSHLVGGFTPDFIGRSDGLPGLARVYGVRLRNVRPLAPAVKYRALADGAVDVADGYSTDGLLARYDLVTLLDDRHFFPPYEAAALVSPRLVRDRPDAIAVLTLLSGRLDEARMRRLNQRVEVAGEDVHRVAADALNALGLMNAPVSPATSLRSDTHDSFWRYMWNRRATIGALTLRHLFLVVIALGAAILVAIPLGLALERARSAAEPVVRALGVIQTVPSIAMLAFMIPLFGIGTVPALVALWLYALYPIARNTYTGVRDADPGAIEAAEALGTTAVQRLLWVRLPLAAPIIMAGVRTAAVITVGAATLAAFIGAGGLGEPIVAGLALADTRMILSGALPAAALALAVDGMLALVERRVTPVAG, encoded by the coding sequence ATGAGCGGTTCGCGCAGCCGGATCGCACGCATGATCTTCGTATTCCCTGCCATCCTGCTGCTATCGCTCGCGGCCAGTGGAGCGAATGGATTCGCGAACGGTTCGCGCGGACAGACCTTCGGCCCCGTCGCACCACCACCACACGCGAATCCGGGTGAGCAGAACCAGCCTCCCGTCGTTGTTGCATCCAAGCCGTTCGGCGAGTCGTATCTCCTGTGCGAGATGTTCGCGCAGCTTCTCGAAGCACACGGTATTGCGGTGACACGTCGCCCCGGCCTCGGAGCAACAGAGGTCGCGTTCGGCGCGCTCCGACAGGACGCTATCGACGTCTATCCTGAATACACAGGAACGGGGTTGATCGCGATCCTGCACGACTCGGTTGCAGATTCCCTCGCACGAGATTCGCGCGCAGTCTTTGAAAAGGTCGCGCGCACTTTCAACGCGCGTTACGGCGTACGATGGCTCCCGCCGCTCGGCTTCCAGAATACTTACGCGATAGCCGTCCGTCGTTCGACAGCAGAGCGATACCACCTTCGCACGCTGAGCGATCTGGCCCGGGAGGGCTCGCACCTGGTCGGCGGCTTCACTCCGGATTTCATAGGTCGTAGCGATGGGCTCCCGGGGCTCGCTCGCGTGTATGGCGTTCGTCTGCGCAATGTCCGTCCGCTGGCGCCTGCCGTGAAGTATCGCGCGCTTGCAGATGGAGCCGTCGACGTGGCAGATGGATACTCCACCGACGGGCTGCTCGCACGGTACGATCTCGTCACACTGTTGGATGATCGTCATTTCTTCCCGCCCTACGAGGCGGCAGCGCTGGTCAGTCCGCGGCTGGTGCGCGATCGTCCCGACGCGATCGCTGTGCTCACGCTGCTCAGCGGCCGACTCGATGAAGCGCGAATGCGTCGCCTCAATCAGCGAGTCGAGGTCGCTGGCGAGGACGTGCATCGCGTGGCAGCCGATGCGCTCAACGCGCTTGGCCTCATGAATGCGCCGGTCAGCCCCGCGACGTCACTCAGGAGCGACACGCACGATTCTTTCTGGCGCTACATGTGGAATCGCAGAGCGACCATCGGTGCCCTCACGCTGCGTCATCTTTTTCTGGTGGTGATTGCGCTGGGCGCGGCTATCCTGGTCGCCATCCCGCTCGGCCTGGCACTCGAGCGAGCACGCAGTGCGGCCGAGCCTGTGGTGCGTGCACTCGGCGTGATTCAGACAGTGCCGAGCATAGCGATGCTCGCCTTCATGATACCGCTGTTCGGAATCGGAACAGTTCCAGCGCTCGTTGCGCTCTGGCTGTATGCGTTGTACCCGATCGCGCGCAACACATATACCGGCGTACGCGACGCCGATCCCGGCGCCATCGAGGCCGCGGAGGCGCTCGGCACCACGGCAGTACAGCGCTTGCTGTGGGTTCGCCTCCCGCTCGCTGCGCCAATAATCATGGCCGGCGTGCGAACCGCTGCGGTGATCACCGTGGGCGCCGCCACGCTCGCGGCATTCATAGGCGCGGGCGGCCTCGGCGAGCCCATCGTTGCCGGCCTTGCACTCGCCGACACACGCATGATACTGTCCGGTGCGCTACCCGCGGCGGCGCTCGCGCTCGCAGTGGATGGAATGTTGGCGCTCGTCGAGCGCAGAGTAACTCCCGTCGCCGGATAG
- a CDS encoding MarR family transcriptional regulator → MVAARERFIEEVGMAAEGDGLPRIAGRLFGHLLLSPGPCTLDEIAEALNVSKGSVSTDARLLLRHGWLRRSSRAGDRKDYYEMAPDFFAGIVAYRLERWDALHDLVAASIPDFAEAPATVRGRLEYLDEVQAFFVAGMRQLLLEWRSRGEVATSAAG, encoded by the coding sequence ATGGTGGCAGCGCGCGAGCGATTCATCGAAGAGGTCGGGATGGCGGCGGAGGGGGACGGGTTGCCACGCATTGCGGGGCGGCTCTTCGGCCACCTTTTACTGAGTCCGGGTCCGTGCACGCTGGACGAGATCGCGGAGGCGCTGAACGTGAGCAAGGGGAGCGTGAGCACCGACGCGCGGCTCCTGCTGCGTCACGGTTGGCTGCGTCGGAGCAGCCGAGCCGGCGACCGTAAGGACTATTACGAGATGGCGCCGGATTTTTTTGCAGGAATCGTGGCGTACCGGCTAGAGAGATGGGATGCGCTGCACGATCTCGTCGCGGCGTCGATTCCGGATTTTGCGGAGGCGCCGGCGACGGTTCGCGGCCGGTTGGAATATCTGGATGAGGTGCAGGCTTTCTTTGTTGCCGGAATGCGGCAACTGCTTCTGGAATGGCGATCGCGCGGTGAGGTTGCCACTTCAGCGGCGGGTTGA
- a CDS encoding cytidylate kinase-like family protein, protein MQNQSIDLITVSREFGAGGSDFAVELGNGLGWPVLDQDIIRRVAQRLKLQVKAVERLDEHPPNWLARVTSALLIAPPEMPVGIDTPHMLHMDSVAEAAQSVVVEAAQNPPLIIVGHSGQNIFATRPGALHVRLVAPLESRVERLMARFGWDYDTAADRARHIDADRAAYSQRYYHREWHDPLLYHVVIDTGRVSVAEAAKMIEAMAR, encoded by the coding sequence GTGCAGAACCAATCGATCGATCTCATAACCGTCAGTCGCGAGTTCGGGGCTGGAGGGAGCGATTTCGCGGTAGAGCTGGGCAACGGCCTCGGCTGGCCGGTACTCGACCAGGATATCATCCGCCGCGTAGCGCAGCGGCTCAAACTCCAGGTCAAAGCGGTCGAGCGCCTCGACGAGCACCCGCCAAACTGGCTCGCACGCGTCACCTCGGCGCTCCTCATCGCGCCGCCGGAGATGCCGGTCGGGATCGACACACCCCACATGCTGCACATGGATTCTGTTGCCGAGGCCGCCCAGAGTGTCGTCGTCGAAGCCGCACAGAACCCGCCACTCATCATCGTCGGCCACAGCGGCCAGAACATCTTCGCCACGCGCCCGGGTGCGCTGCACGTGCGCCTCGTCGCGCCGTTGGAGTCGCGTGTCGAACGGCTCATGGCGCGATTCGGCTGGGACTACGATACTGCCGCTGACCGCGCGCGCCATATAGACGCCGATCGCGCCGCATACTCACAGCGCTACTATCATCGCGAATGGCATGATCCCCTGCTCTATCACGTAGTAATCGATACCGGCCGCGTATCGGTCGCCGAGGCTGCGAAGATGATCGAGGCGATGGCGCGGTGA
- a CDS encoding DHA2 family efflux MFS transporter permease subunit, translating to MTSVAGALERLEPAEGTHKWVIAGTVMTGSIMASLDSSIVNVALPNMSGTLGATIEEITWVITGYILANVIIMPIVALLSSRFGRKNFYMASVVLFTTASMACGLAPSLLVMVMFRIIQGLGGGVLITVSQAILRESFPPEEQGIAMGVYGLGVVLAPALGPTLGGWLTDNYSWPWIFYINLPIGILNLILVARFIQDPPYLIRENGEIDFLGLGLLVAGLGALQLMLEEGERNQWFESGFILRLAAIAAVGLMLFIWREMKARRPAVNLRILGNISFTSATAIGGVLGLALNGSLFLLPLFLQDLIGFDATQSGIALMPRSLAMALLMPIAGRFYNKLGPRVLIGSGLVICAYGFWGLSVLTTDVGFWDIFWPQLWQGVGFSLIFVALSTAALATIAKPQMTQATGLYNVVRQVMGSVGIAIAATQLTSATSRYHDVLSENTGMWNPATVRFLKNATAAMIHAGADKFTAQQRALQLLDISVTRQATVLAYNHVFLLVTALFVLGLPLVLLLRRGERPTGSEVHVD from the coding sequence GTGACTTCAGTAGCCGGGGCTCTGGAGCGACTTGAGCCTGCGGAAGGGACGCACAAGTGGGTGATAGCCGGCACTGTGATGACCGGCTCCATCATGGCGTCACTGGATTCCAGCATCGTCAACGTCGCGCTGCCGAACATGAGCGGCACGCTCGGCGCGACCATCGAAGAAATCACGTGGGTAATCACCGGCTACATCCTCGCCAACGTGATCATCATGCCGATCGTGGCGCTCCTGAGCTCGCGTTTCGGCCGCAAGAACTTCTACATGGCAAGCGTGGTGCTGTTCACTACGGCATCGATGGCCTGCGGGCTCGCGCCCTCGCTCCTCGTGATGGTCATGTTCAGGATCATCCAGGGGCTTGGCGGCGGAGTGCTCATAACGGTGTCGCAGGCGATTCTCCGCGAATCGTTTCCGCCCGAGGAACAGGGAATAGCGATGGGCGTGTATGGACTCGGCGTCGTGCTCGCGCCGGCGCTCGGTCCCACGCTCGGCGGCTGGCTCACGGATAATTACTCATGGCCGTGGATCTTCTACATCAATCTCCCGATCGGGATTCTCAATCTCATCCTCGTCGCGCGCTTCATTCAGGATCCCCCTTATCTCATTCGCGAAAATGGAGAGATCGACTTCCTGGGACTCGGTCTGCTCGTCGCGGGATTGGGGGCGTTGCAGCTCATGCTGGAAGAGGGCGAGCGCAACCAGTGGTTCGAGTCCGGGTTCATCCTGCGGCTCGCTGCGATCGCCGCAGTTGGATTGATGCTCTTCATCTGGCGCGAGATGAAAGCGCGCAGGCCAGCTGTCAATCTGCGGATACTCGGCAACATCTCGTTCACTTCCGCGACGGCGATCGGTGGCGTGCTGGGGCTGGCACTCAATGGAAGCCTCTTTCTGCTGCCACTCTTTCTGCAAGATCTGATCGGGTTCGATGCGACGCAATCCGGAATCGCGCTCATGCCGCGCAGTCTGGCCATGGCACTGCTCATGCCGATCGCCGGACGATTCTACAACAAACTCGGGCCGCGCGTCCTGATCGGGTCAGGACTCGTCATCTGCGCGTACGGTTTCTGGGGCCTTTCGGTGCTCACGACCGACGTCGGTTTCTGGGACATCTTCTGGCCGCAGCTCTGGCAGGGAGTCGGCTTCTCGCTCATCTTCGTTGCGCTCAGCACCGCTGCGCTCGCAACTATCGCCAAACCGCAGATGACACAGGCGACCGGCCTGTACAACGTGGTGCGTCAGGTGATGGGTAGCGTCGGAATCGCGATCGCCGCGACTCAGCTCACAAGCGCTACTTCACGTTACCACGACGTGCTGTCGGAGAACACGGGAATGTGGAATCCCGCCACCGTGCGGTTCCTCAAGAACGCAACCGCTGCGATGATTCACGCTGGCGCCGACAAGTTCACGGCCCAGCAACGCGCGCTCCAGCTGCTCGATATTTCAGTGACACGACAGGCGACGGTACTTGCCTACAATCATGTCTTCCTGCTGGTCACCGCGCTGTTCGTGCTAGGCCTTCCGCTCGTTCTGTTGCTCAGGCGCGGAGAGCGGCCGACCGGCTCGGAGGTCCATGTGGACTGA